A stretch of the Microcebus murinus isolate Inina chromosome 6, M.murinus_Inina_mat1.0, whole genome shotgun sequence genome encodes the following:
- the LOC105864584 gene encoding olfactory receptor 4F6-like gives MHEGNYSVVTEFVLLGLSTYRPVQHFLLAISTVFYVIIVLGNILVVFVVTFDPHLHSPMYFLLGNLSFIDLCLSTLTVPKMISDLYSGHNTISFQGCVIQIFVLHVLGGSEMVLLIAMAFDRYVAICKPLHYMTIMSPRMCILLLSGAWVIGLIHAVAQLAFVVHLPFCGPNEIDSFYCDLPWFIKLACVDTYRMEFMVTANSGFISTGTFILLIISYIFILVSVWKRSSGGLSKALSTLSAHITVVVLFFGPCVFIYMWPFPTVPVDKFLAILDFMITPILNPAIYTLRNKDMKVAMRRLSSQILSLRKI, from the coding sequence ATGCATGAAGGAAATTACTCTGTGGTGACTGAATTCGTACTCCTGGGACTTTCTACTTACAGACCAGTGCAGCATTTCCTCCTTGCCATCTCTACAGTGTTTTATGTAATAATCGTTCTGGGAAACATTCTTGTTGTGTTTGTAGTAACGTTTGACCCTCATTTACATTCCCCTATGTACTTCCTTTTAGGAAACctctcatttattgatttgtgccTTTCTACCTTAACGGTTCCTAAGATGATTTCTGACCTCTACTCTGGGCACAATACCATATCATTCCAGGGGTGTGTCATCCAGATATTTGTCCTCCATGTCCTGGGTGGATCTGAGATGGTGCTGCTCATAGCCATGGCCTtcgaccgctatgtggccataTGCAAGCCCCTCCACTACATGACCATCATGAGCCCACGGATGTGCATTTTGCTTCTGTCTGGTGCCTGGGTTATTGGTCTCATTCACGCAGTAGCCCAGTTGGCTTTTGTTGTTCATTTGCCCTTTTGTGGTCCTAATGAGATTGATAGCTTTTACTGTGATCTTCCTTGGTTCATCAAACTTGCCTGTGTAGATACCTACAGAATGGAGTTCATGGTTACTGCCAACAGTGGGTTCATATCCACAGGCACCTTCATCttattgattatttcttataTCTTCATCCTAGTCTCCGTATGGAAACGTTCTTCAGGTGGTTTGTCCAAGGCCCTCTCAACTCTTTCAGCTCACATTACTGTGGTAGTTTTGTTCTTTGGaccctgtgtttttatttatatgtggCCATTTCCCACAGTACCAGTGGATAAGTTTCTTGCCATTTTGGACTTTATGATTACACCCATTCTGAATCCTGCCATTTATACTCTGAGGAACAAAGACATGAAGGTGGCAATGAGGAGGCTAAGTAGTCAAATCCTGAGTCTGCGAAAGATCTAA